A part of Chloroflexota bacterium genomic DNA contains:
- a CDS encoding isoprenylcysteine carboxylmethyltransferase family protein: protein MDSLIYPILVFLATAAWGALHSWLASFEVKNLAREKFGPKADRYYRLFFVLAAGLTLAPIFALVVFLPSKVLWVIPTPWLFLTLIAQFLAIVLLVATALETDVMVFAGIRQVLHPEQTYEDTLVVKGFYRYVRHPLYFFSIIIFWLFPYMSDLTLAFFLAGTLYFLIGTIPEERKLLETFGEAYRQYRQDVPWMIPRFKKNKK, encoded by the coding sequence ATGGATTCTTTGATCTATCCCATTCTGGTCTTCCTCGCCACGGCAGCCTGGGGTGCGCTCCATTCCTGGCTGGCCTCTTTCGAGGTCAAAAACCTTGCACGAGAGAAATTTGGTCCAAAAGCGGACCGCTATTACCGGCTGTTCTTTGTGCTGGCCGCGGGCCTAACTTTAGCGCCGATCTTTGCATTAGTGGTCTTTCTGCCTTCCAAAGTGCTTTGGGTGATCCCCACGCCCTGGCTATTCCTGACACTGATTGCTCAATTTCTGGCAATTGTCCTTCTGGTGGCAACGGCCCTGGAAACGGATGTGATGGTTTTCGCTGGGATCAGGCAGGTGCTGCATCCGGAACAGACCTATGAGGACACATTGGTAGTCAAGGGATTCTATCGCTATGTGCGGCATCCCCTTTATTTCTTCAGCATCATCATCTTCTGGCTATTCCCCTATATGTCCGATCTGACATTGGCGTTTTTTCTGGCTGGGACGCTCTATTTCCTTATCGGTACGATTCCCGAAGAGCGCAAACTATTGGAGACTTTCGGTGAGGCTTATCGCCAATATCGTCAGGACGTCCCCTGGATGATCCCCCGCTTTAAGAAAAATAAGAAATAA
- a CDS encoding zinc ribbon domain-containing protein — protein sequence MRCPNCLYENHEQVEICERCGESLRGENKLFNTCPSCGYINETGADFCESCGEAMSPSGLRKSARKKFAKKQRRARKVRTPRSGGGCSSGLFLLILIFIAFFLLGLIQGEATFEPAEVAEPETLLVLRGTSDLGLAEGSSLNEFSARAIDPAGVNRLSLYVDGQLVGAQNYGANNQADYTPGLGSLSAGDHTLFIRSVNAEGKTAYSQVITVHVTAGGGGAFSLPADPKGSGVPTDIRLNNLLDGKRIGVSWETKESDIDSVRIYARPPGSSGLVYLADIDGEATQYDFPVEREGRWEVYLSYLNSEGYEGELGFADLVVGVDVAAPEESLKDLPAPIRVGLVVRASDCQQAASQLGAARDEYYAACLSAVNDGQHTFLVWDWPIRWQDGVLYTRSDVLGFELKLVLMDADGTALGERVTAIPFSKIRGAIRTSQEINCGVQRSWYVRAVGPESVSDWSYAGSVAAENCAPEKRIGDGCAGQADAVVMSALPGGFMPDLFFKAACEGLDLCYADGAIGQPKVGCDNLYHSNLLAICAQKEGLVDYGICKKVAEDFYNAANRHGSAYYPMGATLEKCFEADHIAGCFTGNLSAMTNQSGDKVRAATIWVGRAAWTGLSRFGQGVIWVVDRVIEAFD from the coding sequence ATGAGATGCCCTAATTGTCTTTACGAAAATCACGAACAGGTTGAGATTTGTGAGCGCTGCGGAGAATCGCTGCGCGGAGAAAACAAACTGTTTAACACCTGTCCCAGCTGTGGCTACATCAATGAAACCGGTGCTGATTTTTGTGAGTCCTGTGGGGAGGCAATGAGCCCCAGCGGTTTACGTAAATCTGCCCGAAAGAAGTTTGCCAAGAAACAAAGACGCGCCAGGAAAGTCCGAACCCCGAGATCGGGTGGCGGCTGTTCATCGGGCTTATTTTTATTGATCCTTATCTTTATCGCTTTTTTCTTGTTAGGATTAATCCAGGGAGAAGCAACATTTGAACCAGCTGAGGTCGCAGAACCGGAGACCTTATTGGTATTGCGGGGGACCTCAGATTTGGGCCTAGCGGAAGGTTCAAGCTTGAATGAATTTTCCGCCCGAGCAATTGATCCGGCAGGTGTCAACCGGTTGTCGCTGTATGTCGATGGGCAGTTGGTTGGCGCTCAGAATTATGGCGCGAATAATCAGGCCGATTACACCCCTGGGCTGGGATCTTTATCGGCAGGCGACCACACATTATTCATCCGATCTGTGAACGCCGAAGGCAAGACGGCTTATTCACAGGTGATAACAGTTCATGTGACAGCTGGCGGCGGTGGAGCCTTTTCACTGCCCGCAGATCCTAAGGGAAGCGGAGTTCCGACTGACATTCGGTTGAACAACCTGCTTGATGGAAAACGGATTGGCGTTAGCTGGGAAACAAAAGAGTCGGATATCGATAGTGTCAGGATCTATGCCCGTCCACCAGGCTCCTCAGGGCTGGTGTATCTGGCAGATATTGATGGTGAAGCAACCCAATATGACTTTCCAGTGGAACGTGAAGGGCGGTGGGAAGTTTACCTCTCGTATCTCAACAGCGAGGGTTATGAAGGCGAACTTGGTTTTGCAGATCTGGTTGTAGGCGTGGATGTGGCCGCTCCAGAAGAGTCGCTCAAGGATTTGCCAGCCCCAATCCGTGTTGGTCTGGTGGTGCGGGCCTCGGATTGTCAACAGGCTGCCAGTCAGCTGGGTGCGGCACGGGATGAGTATTATGCCGCTTGTCTATCCGCAGTCAACGATGGGCAGCACACTTTTCTTGTCTGGGATTGGCCAATTAGGTGGCAGGACGGTGTTCTATATACCAGGTCCGATGTTTTGGGTTTTGAGTTGAAATTGGTTCTGATGGATGCAGATGGGACGGCACTGGGTGAGCGGGTGACTGCCATTCCGTTCAGCAAAATACGCGGCGCGATCCGGACCAGTCAGGAAATCAACTGTGGCGTTCAACGCAGTTGGTATGTGCGGGCCGTTGGACCGGAATCGGTTTCCGATTGGTCCTATGCCGGATCAGTTGCAGCCGAGAACTGTGCCCCGGAGAAACGGATTGGTGATGGCTGTGCGGGTCAGGCAGATGCTGTTGTAATGAGCGCTCTGCCGGGAGGCTTCATGCCGGACCTATTCTTCAAGGCGGCATGTGAAGGGCTGGACCTTTGTTATGCTGATGGCGCTATTGGACAGCCGAAAGTTGGTTGTGACAATTTATACCATTCAAACTTACTGGCGATTTGTGCCCAGAAGGAGGGTTTGGTTGATTATGGGATCTGTAAGAAAGTGGCTGAAGATTTTTACAATGCAGCCAATAGGCACGGATCAGCATATTACCCAATGGGGGCAACTCTTGAAAAATGCTTCGAAGCGGATCACATTGCTGGGTGCTTCACGGGCAATCTAAGTGCGATGACCAATCAGAGCGGTGACAAGGTTCGGGCTGCAACGATTTGGGTTGGAAGGGCTGCCTGGACCGGGTTAAGTCGCTTTGGACAAGGTGTGATTTGGGTCGTGGATCGAGTTATTGAAGCGTTCGACTAG
- a CDS encoding 1-acyl-sn-glycerol-3-phosphate acyltransferase: MSPTATTRIKYPRNVLVRKTMSALSRALLSLLSRVEITGQERLPKIGPIILAGNHVAELEAALMIAFTPGQVEFIGNGDIPFDPNYAFFAKTYGLVPINRGNLDREGLNASLAILKQGGILGIFPEGGTWDPAQMQAQPGVAWLSYKAQAPILPIGFGGLKGSLRKALHLKHPKLVMNVGELLPPVTIPNNDLSLKANLEQSANLVLQKINELVPEEDLHQFSRRLDEAYHLQIKVLGKNGSIAIPEDLKVKHGPAYARLLFYPTLMDVLYRNLHLPIRTIKSVNKYLPPEDLLTAWRSILDYLEINPGYFTYRFGIQRGLAVKKSLEELCRLGKWAHKKGYTLKLNPMRRFKNAKTGALVTERGGCFPPQM, encoded by the coding sequence ATGAGTCCAACCGCTACGACGAGGATTAAATACCCCCGCAATGTTCTGGTCAGAAAGACCATGAGCGCCCTGTCCCGTGCTTTATTATCCCTCCTCTCCCGGGTGGAGATCACCGGTCAGGAGCGTCTACCAAAAATAGGCCCCATTATCCTGGCCGGTAACCATGTAGCCGAACTGGAAGCAGCGTTAATGATCGCTTTCACGCCAGGTCAGGTGGAATTCATCGGGAATGGCGATATCCCCTTTGATCCCAACTACGCTTTTTTCGCCAAAACCTACGGCCTCGTCCCAATCAACCGGGGAAACCTGGACCGTGAAGGGTTAAACGCATCTCTCGCCATCCTAAAACAGGGTGGCATCTTGGGCATCTTCCCGGAAGGAGGCACCTGGGACCCGGCCCAAATGCAAGCCCAGCCCGGTGTGGCCTGGTTGAGTTATAAGGCCCAGGCCCCAATTCTCCCCATCGGGTTTGGCGGGCTTAAAGGCAGCCTGAGAAAAGCCCTGCATCTCAAACACCCCAAGCTGGTGATGAATGTCGGTGAACTGCTCCCCCCGGTAACCATTCCCAACAACGACCTATCCCTAAAAGCCAATTTAGAACAATCCGCCAATCTCGTTTTGCAAAAGATCAACGAACTTGTCCCTGAAGAGGACCTGCATCAATTTTCCCGCCGGCTGGATGAAGCTTATCACCTCCAGATCAAAGTACTTGGTAAAAATGGGTCCATTGCAATACCAGAAGATCTGAAAGTCAAACATGGACCGGCTTATGCCCGGCTGTTGTTTTACCCGACCCTGATGGACGTGCTCTATCGCAACTTGCATCTTCCTATCAGGACTATTAAATCGGTCAATAAATATCTGCCGCCCGAAGACCTGCTGACTGCCTGGCGATCCATTCTGGATTATTTAGAAATCAACCCCGGCTATTTCACCTACCGTTTCGGCATCCAGCGCGGTTTGGCCGTGAAGAAATCGCTTGAAGAACTTTGCCGGCTTGGCAAATGGGCCCATAAGAAGGGCTATACCCTCAAACTCAATCCCATGCGGCGCTTTAAGAATGCCAAGACGGGAGCGCTTGTGACTGAACGCGGTGGGTGTTTCCCTCCTCAGATGTAA
- the dnaN gene encoding DNA polymerase III subunit beta, whose protein sequence is MKVFVNQQQLAHCVSIVSRAVSPRSTLPVLSNILIKTDDGRLRLSATNLELGITCWMGAKVEGEGAITVPSRTFTDLVSNLPNEQVSLILDNSTHTLNVKCGTSETNIKGIDAEEFPPIPEPNIDEGVPLNVANFKEMVQQVAFAASMDEARPVLTGVLLKLDGDHITMAATDGFRISIREDDIPNAVSRPIEAIIPARALIELARIIGGGTDGTLVMTFPPDRGQVIFHMDNLELASQLIEGNFPDYRAIIPQNFKTHTLLSTAGLLKACKQSEIIAREGTNVARLNIIPETDDASVGTLEISAQSEQTGSSEVLVDASVEGVPLLVAFNVRFLREVLEVVKADNVWLETNAANTPGLIRPQGDDHFKHIIMPMHIG, encoded by the coding sequence ATGAAAGTTTTCGTCAATCAACAACAACTTGCCCACTGTGTCAGTATCGTTTCACGGGCTGTCTCCCCCCGCAGCACCCTGCCCGTGCTATCAAATATCCTGATCAAAACCGATGATGGCCGCCTGCGTCTTTCCGCGACCAACCTCGAACTGGGGATCACCTGTTGGATGGGCGCAAAAGTCGAAGGTGAAGGGGCAATCACCGTTCCATCGCGGACGTTCACGGATCTTGTTAGCAATTTACCGAACGAACAGGTCTCTCTCATCCTGGATAACAGCACCCATACCCTCAATGTGAAATGCGGCACATCCGAGACCAACATCAAAGGGATTGATGCCGAAGAATTCCCGCCAATTCCCGAGCCCAATATCGATGAAGGCGTCCCGCTGAACGTTGCAAACTTCAAGGAAATGGTCCAGCAGGTTGCTTTTGCAGCCTCCATGGATGAAGCCCGCCCCGTTCTGACCGGCGTACTGCTCAAATTGGACGGTGATCATATCACCATGGCCGCAACCGACGGGTTCCGGATCTCCATCCGCGAAGACGACATCCCCAATGCCGTTTCCCGGCCGATTGAAGCTATCATCCCCGCCCGGGCACTGATCGAACTGGCCCGAATCATCGGCGGCGGCACAGATGGCACCCTGGTAATGACCTTCCCGCCAGACCGCGGTCAGGTGATCTTCCATATGGACAATCTAGAGCTGGCTTCCCAGTTGATCGAAGGTAATTTCCCGGATTATCGGGCGATCATCCCTCAAAACTTCAAAACCCACACCCTGCTCTCCACTGCTGGCCTGCTCAAAGCCTGCAAGCAGTCTGAGATCATCGCCCGTGAGGGCACTAACGTGGCCCGGCTGAACATCATCCCTGAAACCGACGACGCCAGTGTCGGCACCCTGGAAATCTCAGCTCAATCCGAGCAGACCGGCTCCTCAGAAGTACTGGTGGATGCCTCTGTGGAAGGTGTCCCACTGCTGGTTGCTTTCAATGTCCGCTTCCTGCGGGAGGTGCTGGAAGTGGTGAAAGCAGATAATGTCTGGCTGGAGACGAATGCCGCCAACACCCCCGGCCTGATCAGGCCCCAGGGCGACGATCACTTCAAGCACATCATCATGCCCATGCACATCGGCTGA
- a CDS encoding DUF692 family protein yields the protein MSTKLFCDHSPGLVHLFGTQQVSLDGVEFNPFTSPVKIEALRTAYPCLPFVFHASNVGRVPFSLMKLERYNRACRESAWISIHLSLIPSLVLFAAFRLGIKLPLAAPDRLESRFIQQVRRLEGKVDLPLILENMPATALLNNSFESAPTAIRRIISALDTGMLLDLAHARVAAEFQGVPIEAYLLELPLERVREIHISGVREVGGILRDAHEPLQAADYEILEWVLRRTKPEIVTLEYFREDQAALKEMLIRLRQSLDVCSPTE from the coding sequence ATGAGCACAAAATTATTCTGCGATCACTCTCCCGGCCTGGTGCACCTTTTTGGGACTCAGCAGGTTTCTCTGGACGGTGTGGAATTCAACCCTTTCACCTCGCCGGTGAAAATTGAGGCGCTTAGGACAGCTTACCCGTGTCTTCCTTTCGTTTTTCACGCCAGCAATGTCGGACGGGTGCCGTTTTCCCTTATGAAATTGGAGCGTTATAACCGTGCTTGCCGGGAATCGGCCTGGATATCCATTCATCTCTCGCTGATACCCTCCCTGGTGCTCTTCGCTGCCTTTCGGCTGGGCATCAAGCTGCCGCTGGCAGCTCCTGATCGCTTGGAGAGCCGTTTCATCCAGCAGGTCAGGCGGTTGGAGGGTAAAGTTGATCTGCCACTGATCCTTGAAAACATGCCCGCCACGGCCCTACTCAATAACAGTTTTGAATCGGCCCCAACCGCGATCCGACGCATTATCTCCGCCTTGGATACAGGGATGCTTCTGGATCTGGCGCATGCCCGCGTGGCTGCTGAATTTCAGGGGGTGCCCATTGAGGCCTATTTGCTGGAATTGCCCCTGGAGCGGGTTCGGGAAATCCATATCTCGGGCGTTAGGGAAGTGGGTGGCATCCTGCGGGATGCCCACGAGCCCCTGCAGGCGGCAGATTATGAGATTTTGGAATGGGTCCTGCGGCGCACCAAACCGGAGATTGTGACATTGGAATATTTTCGGGAGGATCAGGCAGCCTTAAAGGAAATGCTGATCCGTCTGCGGCAGTCTCTTGATGTTTGTTCCCCCACTGAATAA
- a CDS encoding transglycosylase SLT domain-containing protein, with amino-acid sequence MPSEVLLAPTQTALAEASSQQSIQKAAEEQTGCTLSSGFPADVRQWCPQIEAAAQEVGLPAALIASVIVQESGGDPAAYSSSGAVGLMQVMPRDGLAAEFMCVNGPCFAYRPTTTELKDPAYNIQFGSQYLASLVEKYGSYREALYKYGPMDIGYYYADLVLDIWGTY; translated from the coding sequence ATGCCATCGGAGGTGCTGCTGGCCCCCACCCAGACAGCCCTGGCAGAAGCCTCTTCCCAACAAAGCATCCAAAAGGCAGCAGAAGAGCAGACTGGATGCACCCTATCCTCCGGTTTCCCGGCAGATGTCCGCCAATGGTGTCCGCAGATCGAAGCGGCAGCCCAGGAAGTCGGTCTGCCAGCCGCCCTGATCGCGTCCGTGATCGTGCAGGAGAGTGGCGGCGACCCCGCGGCCTATTCCAGCAGCGGTGCAGTTGGCTTGATGCAGGTGATGCCCCGGGATGGCCTGGCAGCGGAGTTCATGTGTGTGAATGGCCCCTGCTTTGCCTACCGTCCCACCACTACAGAGTTGAAAGACCCCGCCTATAACATCCAATTCGGCAGTCAATACTTAGCCAGCCTGGTTGAAAAATATGGCTCCTACCGGGAAGCGCTCTATAAATATGGACCAATGGACATCGGCTATTACTATGCGGATCTGGTACTCGATATTTGGGGTACCTATTGA
- a CDS encoding methyltransferase domain-containing protein gives MNENTPPVCSYEGSDYQQSFWDEGGRAYEDAAEAIALKKMLPASGRLMLELGAGAGRNTPRYRNYDRVVLLDYSRTQMEQARDRLGYTDRYIYIAADVYRLPFIENVFDGATMIRTLHHMAEPEQALAQVHKVMAPEGVFILEFANKRNLKSMLRYLLGKQSWSPYTLDPVEFAELNFDFHPKAVRGYLAEVGFEIQKQLTVSHFRMGALKRNVPTKLLAGLDSLLQWTGSFIQVSPSVFTRNRTLKSGEANTGDGLFACPACGAPLPSLGADLTCEQCGRTWPFKDGIYDFRIQDK, from the coding sequence ATGAACGAAAATACACCTCCCGTATGCAGTTATGAAGGTTCCGATTACCAGCAGAGTTTTTGGGACGAAGGCGGCCGCGCCTATGAGGACGCAGCCGAGGCCATTGCACTTAAAAAGATGCTGCCGGCTTCAGGCCGGTTGATGTTGGAGCTGGGCGCAGGTGCTGGGCGCAACACCCCTCGCTATCGGAACTATGATCGGGTGGTACTGCTGGATTATTCCCGCACCCAAATGGAGCAAGCCAGGGATCGATTGGGTTATACCGATCGGTATATTTATATTGCCGCTGATGTTTACCGTCTGCCCTTTATTGAAAATGTCTTTGATGGAGCCACAATGATCCGGACGCTGCATCACATGGCTGAACCGGAACAAGCGCTGGCCCAGGTGCACAAGGTGATGGCGCCTGAGGGTGTTTTCATCCTCGAATTTGCCAATAAACGGAACCTCAAGTCCATGCTGCGTTACCTTTTAGGCAAGCAGAGCTGGAGTCCCTATACTCTTGACCCGGTGGAATTTGCCGAATTGAATTTTGACTTTCACCCCAAAGCTGTTCGGGGCTATCTGGCGGAGGTCGGCTTTGAGATTCAGAAGCAATTGACCGTGTCGCATTTCCGGATGGGTGCACTTAAACGAAACGTTCCGACCAAGTTGCTCGCTGGTTTGGATTCGCTGCTCCAGTGGACCGGGTCCTTTATCCAGGTGAGTCCCAGTGTGTTCACCCGTAACCGGACCCTCAAGTCCGGTGAGGCCAATACCGGCGACGGTTTGTTCGCCTGCCCGGCCTGCGGGGCCCCTTTGCCCTCGTTGGGAGCTGATTTGACTTGTGAACAATGCGGTCGCACCTGGCCTTTCAAGGATGGGATCTACGATTTCCGAATCCAGGATAAATAA
- a CDS encoding PEP/pyruvate-binding domain-containing protein: MTLPPSATDRLLSVYLALAQYPILSSRVRDLMRRELFNRKFLDSNDFEQEVIRKAIQSQEREGLQRPQIEEPAEVWERRKARVRDQLTDFYFSHHLSFELIEELIEEVLNERGVTTHEALYEFNPEVAPQEMLFNQGMTIENLPPAKRRHMEPRLREIKVVLIRNMISDQLRYINIARNWFTMSDLAEIRRHKIGHGRIGGKAAGMLLAYKILEQSPNEELRQNLRTPESYFLGSDLLYTFISINNFHHWNDQKYKPEDEMRRDYPKIVEDFTNGDFPPSIIQRLETLVTSVGKRPLIVRSSSLLEDNFGTAFAGKYDSIFLPNQGDIQENMKALTKAIARIYASTLNPTAQLYRRSRGLQDYDERMAVLIQTVEGNQFGDYYLPDLSGVAFSHNQYRWSPQIRPEDGFIRLVWGLGTRAVDRVGNDYPRLVALSHPTLRPSNTAQSIRRYSQQYVDLIDLKENKLKTLPIHEVLKGDYPPLRYLAQVDQEGYFRSIRSRLVDAEPSQLIMTFEELLRRTPFAERMRYLLNAIEKEYDSPVDVEFIADVVEDNGKPDIKISIIQCRPLSYMKEGNRVSIPQNITPENTIFSSSIMVAGGWLEEITYVLFVPPESYFSLSSQSARNKLERAIGRLNAALSNESFICVGPGRWGTSNPDLGVHVDYADIFNSKALVELSGEGIGPAPEPSLGTHFFQDLLEGQIFPLATYIGEDNFNRNFFYDTPNRLAEWIEVEPALFDRLRLIKVSDYKPNHHLELIMNGEEERALAFLEESLRGRNGRLQ, encoded by the coding sequence ATGACATTACCTCCCAGCGCAACCGACCGGTTGCTAAGCGTTTATCTGGCGCTCGCCCAATATCCAATCCTCTCCTCCCGCGTCCGAGATCTGATGCGGCGGGAGCTTTTCAACCGCAAATTCCTGGATTCCAATGATTTTGAACAGGAAGTCATTCGCAAGGCCATCCAATCACAGGAACGTGAGGGCCTGCAGCGTCCTCAAATCGAAGAGCCCGCTGAGGTCTGGGAACGCCGCAAGGCCAGAGTGCGTGACCAACTGACGGACTTTTATTTCAGCCACCATCTCAGCTTTGAGTTGATCGAGGAATTGATTGAAGAAGTGTTGAACGAGCGGGGCGTCACCACCCACGAAGCATTGTATGAATTCAATCCGGAAGTCGCTCCCCAGGAAATGCTCTTCAACCAGGGGATGACGATTGAGAACCTGCCCCCCGCCAAGCGCAGGCACATGGAACCGCGCCTGCGGGAGATCAAAGTGGTGCTGATCCGCAACATGATCAGCGACCAGCTGCGCTACATCAACATTGCCCGTAATTGGTTCACCATGTCCGACCTGGCTGAAATCCGCCGCCACAAGATTGGCCATGGGCGAATCGGCGGCAAAGCAGCCGGCATGCTGTTGGCCTATAAGATCCTGGAACAAAGCCCCAATGAGGAGCTTCGCCAAAACCTTCGAACGCCCGAATCCTATTTCCTCGGGTCAGATTTGCTGTATACCTTTATTTCAATCAACAACTTCCATCATTGGAATGACCAAAAATACAAGCCCGAAGACGAGATGCGAAGGGACTACCCCAAGATCGTCGAAGACTTCACCAACGGCGACTTCCCGCCAAGTATCATCCAGCGCCTTGAAACCTTGGTCACCTCAGTGGGCAAACGGCCGCTGATCGTACGCTCCTCCAGTTTGCTGGAAGACAATTTTGGAACGGCCTTTGCGGGGAAATATGATAGCATCTTCCTGCCCAATCAGGGTGATATTCAGGAAAACATGAAGGCGCTCACCAAAGCCATTGCCCGGATCTATGCCTCCACGCTCAACCCTACCGCCCAACTCTACCGGCGAAGTCGCGGGCTTCAGGATTATGATGAGCGGATGGCCGTGCTAATCCAGACCGTGGAAGGCAACCAATTTGGAGATTACTATCTGCCGGACCTCTCCGGTGTGGCCTTCAGCCACAACCAGTATCGCTGGTCCCCGCAGATCCGTCCCGAAGATGGTTTCATCCGGTTGGTCTGGGGCCTGGGCACCCGAGCTGTGGACCGTGTGGGCAATGACTACCCCCGGTTGGTTGCTCTCAGCCACCCCACCCTGCGCCCATCGAACACCGCTCAATCCATTCGACGCTATTCTCAGCAGTATGTTGACCTGATCGATCTCAAAGAGAACAAGCTCAAAACCCTGCCGATTCACGAAGTACTCAAAGGCGACTACCCACCCCTGCGTTACCTGGCTCAGGTGGATCAGGAAGGTTATTTCCGTTCTATCCGCTCCCGGTTGGTCGACGCTGAACCCTCACAATTGATCATGACCTTTGAAGAGTTGCTCCGACGGACACCCTTTGCTGAAAGGATGCGGTATTTGCTGAATGCGATCGAAAAGGAATATGATTCACCGGTGGATGTGGAATTTATCGCTGATGTCGTTGAGGACAACGGGAAACCGGATATCAAAATCTCGATCATTCAGTGCCGCCCGCTCAGTTACATGAAAGAAGGCAACCGGGTCAGCATTCCCCAGAATATCACCCCCGAAAACACCATCTTTTCATCGAGCATCATGGTGGCCGGTGGCTGGTTGGAAGAGATCACCTATGTCCTCTTCGTGCCCCCGGAGAGCTACTTCTCTCTGTCATCACAATCCGCCCGCAACAAACTCGAGCGCGCCATCGGACGACTTAATGCCGCCCTGAGCAACGAGAGCTTCATCTGTGTAGGTCCCGGTCGTTGGGGCACTTCCAACCCGGATCTCGGTGTCCACGTGGATTACGCGGACATCTTCAACAGTAAAGCCCTGGTGGAGCTTTCCGGCGAAGGCATTGGTCCCGCCCCGGAACCCTCTCTGGGTACGCATTTCTTCCAGGACCTGCTGGAAGGACAAATCTTCCCCCTGGCGACATACATTGGCGAAGACAACTTCAATCGGAATTTCTTCTATGACACGCCCAACCGCCTGGCCGAATGGATCGAAGTGGAACCTGCCCTATTTGACCGCCTGCGCCTGATTAAGGTCAGCGACTATAAACCCAATCATCATTTGGAACTAATAATGAACGGCGAGGAAGAAAGAGCTCTAGCTTTTTTAGAAGAATCCCTCAGGGGGCGCAACGGTCGCCTGCAATAA
- a CDS encoding FkbM family methyltransferase has translation MNFSKINYRSFWGRLLRLPLRLIPKRMAMPIMQGRLRGTKWIVGAGEHGYWLGSYEMNKRLAFEREITPGTVMYDIGANVGYFSLLAAELAGPEGQVYAFEPLPRNVKFLEKHIKINKCDNIEIVEAAVSDHSGEVHFNLGASTAMGHIAESGGIQVKMVALDEMLASGELQPPDYMKVDVEGAEYEALKGARTLLEKYHPLLFLDTHQREAHLPTIELLKELGYKFEILDGKSLTATKELIARYPD, from the coding sequence ATGAATTTTTCAAAGATCAATTATCGTAGTTTTTGGGGACGATTACTCCGCTTGCCACTGCGCCTGATCCCAAAGCGGATGGCGATGCCGATTATGCAGGGCCGCCTGCGCGGTACGAAATGGATTGTTGGGGCGGGAGAACATGGATACTGGCTGGGCAGCTATGAGATGAACAAGCGTCTCGCCTTTGAACGGGAAATTACTCCCGGAACGGTAATGTATGACATCGGGGCGAACGTAGGTTATTTCAGTCTGCTGGCTGCGGAACTGGCTGGCCCGGAAGGTCAGGTCTATGCCTTTGAGCCACTGCCCAGAAATGTGAAATTCCTCGAAAAACATATAAAAATCAATAAATGCGATAATATCGAAATAGTGGAGGCTGCAGTCTCTGATCACAGCGGTGAAGTGCATTTTAACCTGGGCGCAAGCACGGCGATGGGGCATATTGCTGAGTCGGGCGGCATCCAAGTTAAGATGGTTGCGCTGGATGAAATGCTGGCATCTGGTGAATTGCAACCACCGGACTATATGAAAGTGGATGTCGAAGGGGCCGAATACGAGGCCCTGAAAGGGGCCAGGACTCTGTTGGAGAAATACCATCCGCTCCTTTTCCTGGATACTCACCAGCGGGAAGCTCACCTTCCTACGATTGAGCTATTAAAAGAATTGGGCTATAAATTTGAGATACTGGATGGAAAATCACTGACTGCTACCAAGGAATTGATTGCCCGATATCCCGACTAA